In Equus przewalskii isolate Varuska chromosome 22, EquPr2, whole genome shotgun sequence, the following proteins share a genomic window:
- the NOL8 gene encoding nucleolar protein 8, with protein sequence MKADRETKRLFVGGLGANISEADLRNQFSRFGEVSDVEIIARKDEQGNLQKVFAYINIRVAEADLKKCMSVLNKTKWKGGTLQIQLAKESFLHRLAQEREEAKAKKEKSRTGNTSLLEKMGVVDFHVKAVPGTEVPGHKNWVVSKFGRVLPVLHLKNQHKRKIIKYDPSKYCHNLKKIGEDFTNATPISNLTWELEGGNDPMSKKRRGEFSDFHSPPKKMITVRKDESSTASLAVRLRPSRVMESLSSTQQQAAQKTHCDLITLPKSPQVPDSESQKLKHVFFQTSGLETTRNRNNLSDDDIHSEDELRLMIAREEKERAIWSSVNKSEDDHFEVVRDDFKSDVHKLHSLSGLGIKNNVSCLDSEDVLRNDSDCDSGDTDEIIAMKKNVRKVKNSTEFSQMEKSIHKKSLKNRKNHEPSDDRIKVHKGKTNIELAISQEVKPLGCKSPSDFSSSENADSISESPESEDDEEYNAMMRNCARVNLTLGDLEQLAGSDLEAPKEDTESDGQETTTKCDRASKSCRTPCSLHTGRQCIHPGEIVASLLKEDNTHGKQKPKANNLKPKFQAFKGIGCLYGKESVKKSMKEIVASNNNTKDQNCLKPEDPGGIFMELGPPYANGSSGELTPFQHAKAANDPTHIQPQKSQDHKVVSPNSSEERSGNPVSSLLQLTGKKSLSLGAKTPKIGSEEDCCHRTAKTGEGSRKRPDLSSRTAPETWPEAASRRDTQGSKTDPALSVKSPSSVNAKDKHAEDNQKRLAALAARQQAREAQKQLVHDALANVDGHPEDKPTHIIFGSDSDSETEEASTQEQSHLGMEPVKESVGRASGKLFDSSDDEESGSEDDSNRFRIKPQFEGRAGQKLMHLQSHFGTDDRFRMDSRFLESDSEEEQEEINEKKTAEEEELAAEKLKALNVVQSVLHINFSNSVSKGSVAAKKFKDIIRYDPTRHDHATYERKRDDKPKESKAKRKKKREETEKLPEVSKEMYYNIATDLKDIFQTTKDASAKEDAVPWNEDCGGEKPEEVHDPAALTTGAEQPGGFTFSFFDADSKDVKEETYSVETLKPGKIAWQGAPRFQDSSSEEDNVTEETDETKPSPGEVSLPEKETTRFFFFSKNDERLHGSALFWRGVGSNISSSSWEARTNNLRMDCQKKHKDAKRRVKPKS encoded by the exons ATGAAAGCTGACAGAGAGACCAAGCGCCTCTTTGTGGGTGGCCTTGGCGCAAACATCTCCGAGGCAGACCTACGAAATCAGTTCAGCAGATTTGGAGAAGTGTCTGATGTGGAGATCATCGCACGGAAAGATGAGCAAG gaaaccTACAGAAAGTTTTTGCATATATCAACATCAGGGTAGCAGAAGCAGACCTGAAAAAAT GTATGTCTgtcttaaataaaacaaaatggaaggGTGGAACACTACAAATTCAGCTAGCAAAAGAAAGTTTTTTGCACAG ATTGGcccaagagagagaagaagcgaaagcaaagaaggaaaaatcaagaaCAGGCAACACCAGCTTGTTGGAGAAGATGGGAGTGGTGGATTTCCATGTGAAAGCTGTGCCTGGGACAGAAGTACCAGGTCACAAA aattggGTTGTGAGTAAATTTGGAAGAGTCTTACCTGTCCTTCACCTAAAGAATCAACATAAACgtaaa ATCATAAAGTATGATCCATCAAAATACTGCCACAACTTAAAGAAGATAGGGGAGGATTTCACAAATGCCACCCCTATATCCAACCTCACTTGGGAACTGGAAGGAGGAAATGATCCTATGAGTAAGAAACGGCGAGGAGAGTTCTCTGACTTTCACAGCCCTCCCAAGAAGATGATAACAGTGCGGAAGGATGAGAGTTCCACTGCATCTCTGGCTGTGAGACTAAGACCCAGTAGGGTAATGGAGAGTCTATCCTCAACACAGCAACAGGCAGCACAGAAAACACACTGTGATCTCATTACTCTGCCTAAATCACCCCAGGTACCTGATTCTGAGAGCCAGAAActtaaacatgtattttttcagacttctggcttggAGACCACCAGGAACAGAAATAACTTGTCTGATGATGATATCCATTCTGAAGATGAATTAAGACTAATGAttgcaagagaggaaaaagagagagctaTATGGTCCTCAGTAAATAAATCTGAAGATGATCACTTTGAAGTTGTTAGGGATGATTTCAAATCAGATGTTCACAAACTTCATTCTTTATCAGGTTTAGGCATCAAAAATAATGTCTCCTGCCTTGATAGTGAAGATGTTTTGAGAAATGATAGTGACTGTGATTCAGGAGATACAGATGAAATCattgcaatgaaaaaaaatgtcaggAAGGTCAAAAACAGTACAGAATTTTCACAAATGGAAAAGTCTATACAcaagaaatctttgaaaaatagaaaaaaccatGAGCCTTCTGATGATCGTATTAAAGTACACAAAGGAAAAACCAACATAGAGCTAGCCATCAGTCAAGAAGTTAAGCCTCTTGGTTGTAAGTCTCCATCCGACTTTAGTAGCAGTGAAAATGCTGATTctatatcagaatcacctgagtcTGAAGACGATGAGGAGTATAACGCCATGATGAGAAACTGTGCACGTGTGAATCTCACTTTAGGTGATTTGGAACAGTTGGCTGGCAGTGACCTGGAGGCTCCAAAAGAAGACACTGAGAGCGATGGCCAGGAAACCACCACCAAGTGTGACAGGGCCTCCAAAAGCTGCAGGACTCCCTGTAGCCTCCACACAGGTCGACAGTGTATTCATCCTGGGGAGATTGTGGCTTCccttttaaaagaagacaacacccatggaaaacagaaaccaaaggCAAACAACTTAAAGCCAAAATTCCAGGCTTTCAAGGGAATAGGCTGTCTCTATGGAAAGGAATCAGTGAAAAAATCCATGAAAGAGATCGTTGCCTCTAACAATAATACTAAAGATCAGAATTGCTTGAAACCTGAGGATCCTGGTGGCATATTCATGGAACTGGGGCCCCCGTATGCTAATGGCTCATCAGGTGAACTGACTCCTTTCCAACATGCAAAGGCGGCAAATGATCCAACCCATATTCAACCTCAAAAGAGCCAGGATCACAAGGTGGTGTCCCCTAACAGTTCAGAAGAGAGAAGTGGAAATCCTGTTTCTAGTCTTTTGCAATTAACAGGTAAGAAATCTTTAAGTCTTGGTGCAAAGACTCCAAAGATAGgctctgaggaagactgttgccACAGGACGGCAAAGACAGGAGAGGGCTCCAGAAAGAGGCCAGATCTGAGCAGCCGCACAGCCCCTGAGACATGGCCTGAGGCCGCCTCCAGGAGGGACACTCAAGGAAGCAAAACTGACCCCGCACTTTCTGTTAAAAGTCCATCCAGTGTTAATGCTAAGGATAAGCATGCTGAAGACAATCAAAAGCGTTTGGCAGCCTTAGCGGCGAGGCAGCAAGCAAGAGAAGCACAAAAGCAGCTGGTTCACGATGCTCTGGCAAACGTG GATGGTCATCCAGAGGACAAGCCAACACACATCATCTTTGGTTCAGACAGTGACAGTGAAACAGAGGAGGCATCCACTCAGGAGCAAAGCCATCTGGGGATGGAACCAGTGAAA GAGTCCGTGGGTAGAGCATCTGGGAAGCTGTTTGACAGCAGCGACGATGAGGAATCTGGTTCCGAAGATGATAGTAACAGGTTCAGAATTAAACCTCAGTTTGAGGGCAGAGCTGGACAGAAG CTCATGCATTTGCAGTCTCACTTTGGCACTGATGACAGATTTCGCATGGACTCCCGATTTCTAGAAAGTGACAGTGAAGAGGAACAGGAAG agataaatgaaaagaaaactgccGAGGAAGAAGAGCTTGCTGCAGAGAAGTTGAAAGCCCTAAATGTTGTGCAGAGTGTTTTGCACATCAACTTCAGCAATTCTGTGAGCAAAGGATCGGTAGCTGCTAAGAAATTTAA GGACATCATACGTTATGATCCAACACGGCATGACCATGCCActtatgaaagaaagagagatgataaACCAAAAGAAAG TAAAGCAAAAcggaagaagaaaagggaggaaactgagaagcTACCTGAAGTGTCTAAAGAAATGTATTATAACATTGCTACGGATTTAAAAGACATATTCCAAACTACAAAAGATGCCAGTGCAAAGGAGGATGCCGTGCCCTGGAACGAGGACTGTGGTGGGGAGAAGCCTGAGGAAGTCCATGACCCTGCAGCTCTGACCACTGGGGCTGAACAGCCCGGTGgattcactttctccttttttgatgCAGACTCTAAAGATGTAAAGgaag AGACCTATAGTGTTGAGACACTGAAGCCTGGTAAGATTGCCTGGCAGGGAGCCCCTCGTTTCCAAGACAGCAGTTCAGAAGAGGACAATGTTACTGAAGAAACAGATGAGACAAAGCCCAGCCCTGG AGAAGTATCATTACCTGAGAAAGAGActactagatttttctttttctctaagaatGATGAAAGACTTCACG GTTCTGCCTTATTCTGGAGAGGAGTGGGAAGTAATATTAGCAGTAGTTCTTGGGAGGCCAGAACAAACAACTTGCGTATG GATTGTCAGAAGAAACATAAAGATGCCAAAAGGAGAGTGAAACCAAAATCCTAA